From Oscillospiraceae bacterium CM, a single genomic window includes:
- the secA gene encoding preprotein translocase subunit SecA: MFKELVSKVFGTHSMRELKTIAPLVVKIESYEEEYKELSDEALKAKTAEFKERLGSGETLDDILPEAFAAVREAADRVLGLRPYKVQLIGGIVLHQGRIAEMKTGEGKTLVAVLPSYLNALAGNGVHIVTVNDYLARRDSDWMGKVHRFMGLSVGLIVHGLSSPERRAAYAADITYGTNNEMGFDYLRDNMALYSQNMVQRGHSFAIVDEVDSILIDEARTPLIISGQGDESTDMYTKADEFVSKLKKKVYASIDEKSQEDEDIDEDYVVDEKARTATLTANGIAKAEQYFGLENLSDLENNTLSHHINQAVKAHGIMQRDVDYVVKDGEVIIVDEFTGRLMFGRRYNEGLHQAIEAKEHVKVAHESKTLATITFQNYFRLYDKLSGMTGTALTEEEEFGAIYNLDIIEIPTNRPLLRIDNPDVIYKTENGKYKAIINQIDDCHKKGQPVLVGTVSIEKSELLSAMLKKRGVPHNVLNAKHHEKEAEIVAQAGKLGAVTIATNMAGRGTDIMLGGNAEYMAKNDLQKANISDEVIVEATGYAETEDERILEARHLFVSSLEKHKAVTSAEAEKVKEAGGLFILGTERHESRRIDNQLRGRAGRQGDPGETRFYIALTDDIMRLFGSERIMGMMDSLGLDEDTPIDQKILSNAIEQAQKKVESRNFQSRKHVLEYDDVMNTQRTLIYEQRRKVLDGEDIKANLQGMIGEVIDATLAGSFGEHGSLSDQAELDELVKPYEQLFLNKGDLPQLSETKKISRDELRDLLYDKAIAAYEAKEKDLGLLPGTDALLMRELERVIMLRVVDEYWMEHIDAMEELRDGVRLRAYGQTNPVDEYKREGYDMFEAMIGGIKEEVVRRIFVARVKKEQTLERKSVSKNASAVENAGGDDSVKQQPVKKGAKIGRNDPCPCGKKRSNGLPMKYKDCCGRND, encoded by the coding sequence ATGTTTAAAGAACTCGTATCAAAAGTTTTTGGCACGCACAGTATGCGCGAGCTCAAAACCATTGCCCCGCTTGTTGTTAAAATCGAGTCTTATGAAGAGGAATACAAAGAACTGTCAGACGAGGCCTTAAAGGCCAAGACGGCTGAATTTAAAGAAAGACTTGGCAGCGGCGAAACGCTTGACGATATTCTGCCGGAGGCATTTGCCGCCGTGCGAGAGGCTGCCGACCGCGTTTTAGGTCTCAGGCCGTATAAGGTCCAGCTCATCGGCGGCATCGTCCTCCATCAGGGCCGAATTGCCGAGATGAAAACCGGTGAAGGCAAAACGCTCGTCGCTGTTTTGCCCTCCTACTTAAACGCGCTTGCCGGCAACGGCGTCCACATAGTCACCGTCAACGATTATCTCGCCCGGCGTGACAGCGATTGGATGGGCAAGGTCCACCGGTTTATGGGTCTGTCCGTCGGCCTCATCGTCCACGGCTTGTCAAGCCCGGAACGGCGCGCGGCATACGCGGCGGACATCACCTACGGTACCAACAACGAAATGGGCTTTGACTACCTGCGTGACAACATGGCGCTCTACAGCCAAAACATGGTGCAGCGCGGCCATTCCTTTGCCATCGTTGACGAGGTCGACTCCATTTTGATCGACGAGGCCAGAACACCGCTTATCATTTCCGGTCAGGGTGACGAATCGACGGATATGTATACAAAGGCTGACGAGTTTGTCAGCAAGCTGAAGAAAAAAGTCTATGCCTCCATCGACGAGAAGTCACAGGAGGATGAGGATATTGACGAGGATTACGTCGTCGACGAAAAAGCCCGAACCGCGACGCTGACGGCCAATGGCATCGCTAAGGCCGAACAGTATTTCGGGCTTGAAAATCTATCAGACCTTGAAAACAACACGCTTTCCCACCACATCAATCAGGCCGTCAAAGCCCACGGCATTATGCAACGCGATGTTGACTACGTTGTCAAGGACGGTGAGGTCATCATTGTCGACGAATTCACCGGCCGTTTGATGTTCGGGCGCCGTTATAACGAGGGCCTACATCAGGCTATCGAGGCCAAGGAGCACGTCAAGGTCGCCCATGAGAGTAAAACCCTTGCCACGATCACCTTTCAGAACTATTTCCGCCTGTATGACAAGCTCTCCGGCATGACCGGTACGGCGCTGACCGAGGAAGAGGAGTTCGGCGCTATTTATAATCTTGATATCATCGAAATTCCAACAAACCGCCCGCTTTTGCGTATTGACAACCCTGATGTCATTTACAAAACTGAAAACGGCAAGTATAAGGCTATCATCAATCAGATTGACGACTGCCATAAAAAAGGCCAGCCTGTCCTTGTCGGCACCGTCTCTATTGAAAAGAGCGAGCTCTTATCCGCCATGCTGAAAAAGCGCGGCGTTCCGCATAATGTTCTCAACGCCAAGCACCATGAGAAGGAGGCCGAAATTGTCGCGCAGGCCGGAAAGCTCGGCGCTGTCACGATCGCAACGAATATGGCCGGGCGCGGTACAGACATTATGCTCGGCGGCAATGCCGAATATATGGCGAAAAACGATTTGCAAAAAGCGAATATCTCAGACGAAGTTATTGTCGAAGCCACCGGTTATGCCGAGACAGAGGACGAGCGCATTCTTGAAGCCCGCCATCTTTTCGTATCAAGTCTTGAAAAACATAAAGCCGTTACAAGCGCCGAGGCCGAAAAAGTGAAAGAGGCGGGCGGCCTGTTCATTCTCGGCACTGAGCGCCATGAGTCCCGCCGAATTGACAATCAGCTCCGCGGCCGCGCCGGCCGCCAGGGCGACCCCGGTGAAACGCGGTTTTATATCGCCTTGACGGACGATATTATGCGCTTGTTCGGCTCCGAACGCATTATGGGCATGATGGATTCTCTCGGCCTTGACGAGGACACGCCCATCGACCAGAAAATTCTCTCCAATGCGATTGAGCAGGCACAGAAAAAGGTTGAAAGCCGTAACTTCCAGTCGCGCAAGCACGTTTTGGAATATGACGACGTCATGAACACGCAGCGCACACTCATCTATGAGCAGCGCCGCAAGGTTCTTGACGGCGAGGATATCAAGGCAAATCTGCAGGGTATGATCGGCGAGGTGATTGACGCGACGCTTGCCGGCAGTTTCGGCGAGCATGGCAGCCTGTCCGATCAGGCGGAACTTGACGAGCTTGTCAAGCCGTATGAACAGCTGTTTTTAAATAAAGGTGACCTACCGCAGCTGTCTGAAACAAAGAAAATCAGCCGCGACGAGCTTCGTGACCTTTTATATGATAAAGCCATTGCCGCCTATGAGGCAAAGGAAAAGGATCTTGGTCTCCTGCCGGGGACAGACGCGCTGCTCATGCGTGAGCTCGAACGCGTCATCATGCTGCGTGTTGTTGACGAATACTGGATGGAGCATATTGACGCTATGGAAGAGCTTCGAGACGGCGTCCGTCTCCGGGCCTACGGGCAGACAAACCCTGTTGACGAATATAAGCGCGAGGGCTACGACATGTTTGAGGCCATGATCGGCGGCATCAAGGAAGAAGTCGTCCGCCGGATATTTGTCGCGCGCGTCAAAAAAGAGCAGACGCTGGAACGCAAGAGCGTTTCTAAAAACGCCAGCGCGGTTGAAAACGCCGGAGGCGACGATTCCGTCAAACAGCAGCCGGTTAAAAAAGGCGCAAAAATTGGCCGGAACGACCCCTGCCCCTGCGGCAAAAAACGCTCAAACGGTTTACCGATGAAGTATAAGGACTGCTGCGGCAGAAACGACTAA
- the pgeF gene encoding peptidoglycan editing factor PgeF, with translation MSFAEKSAGGIPFMTSSLLPVTHAFTTRGGGVSHGIHASLNLGQNVGDDPAAVRENYQLLAASLGLPAGGFVFSRQVHGAEVRLVTKEDRVDVFQPVPFEADGLVTAAINVPLVIFTADCVPMLLFDPQEYAVGAVHAGWRGTTADIAGAAVRKMAASFGTHPENLRAAIGPCISQCCFETGKDVTVAVSALLGPAASNFIRADDGMFNVDLKGINTFLLRRAGLKAENIDVSPECTACANTKYWSHRVTKGQRGSQATVIMLKGSAH, from the coding sequence ATGTCATTTGCAGAGAAAAGCGCGGGCGGTATCCCTTTTATGACGTCGTCGCTTCTACCTGTCACCCATGCCTTTACAACGCGCGGCGGCGGTGTCAGCCACGGTATTCACGCATCGTTGAATCTCGGGCAGAATGTCGGGGATGACCCGGCTGCCGTCCGGGAAAACTATCAGCTCCTTGCCGCATCCCTTGGCCTTCCAGCCGGCGGCTTTGTCTTTTCCCGGCAGGTGCATGGGGCCGAGGTTCGCCTTGTCACAAAAGAAGACCGCGTGGATGTGTTCCAGCCTGTCCCGTTTGAGGCTGACGGGCTCGTCACGGCGGCCATAAACGTGCCGCTCGTTATCTTCACGGCGGATTGTGTCCCGATGTTACTATTTGACCCCCAAGAGTACGCCGTCGGTGCCGTTCATGCGGGCTGGCGCGGGACGACGGCAGACATTGCCGGTGCGGCCGTCCGGAAAATGGCCGCGAGTTTCGGGACGCACCCGGAAAATCTCCGGGCGGCCATCGGGCCTTGTATTTCTCAATGCTGCTTTGAAACGGGGAAAGATGTCACCGTCGCTGTTTCAGCCCTTCTCGGCCCAGCCGCGTCTAATTTCATCCGAGCAGATGACGGCATGTTTAACGTCGACTTGAAAGGTATTAACACGTTTCTTTTACGCCGCGCGGGGTTAAAGGCGGAAAATATCGACGTTTCGCCGGAATGCACGGCCTGCGCCAACACAAAATACTGGTCCCACCGTGTCACGAAGGGACAGCGGGGCAGTCAGGCCACCGTGATCATGCTGAAAGGAAGCGCTCATTGA
- a CDS encoding ABC transporter substrate-binding protein — protein sequence MKRHFKKSLALLLVGALLAATLSSCASSSKSSDDPASSASPGVTAGASNASDHVFTVRYNAGQTLNPITGTSPDNMALAPLMYEGLFVLNDKMEAESVLCDSFSTSSDGKTYTIKLKSGVAMSDGSTLNAADVKYSLNWASQLGRFAGRFGALSGISTVDALTLKITLTKANYKLPELLDVPIIKSGAINSTHPAGSGPYYYDDTGSAHLVALTTYRDAAKIPVSEIYLKDCTNSDLSVEFSSQTVDMFWDDPADASEINILNDHEIRYYNTTILQYVGFNLHNRVLSNAKIRNAFSLIIDRKSIVSAVYNGHALAAPLILSPNYKFYDTAWEPQITDTLSELSSIFSSLGMRDDDTDGFLEFPSSGNTLVPFKLTFIVNGDNSYKVAAAQQVVDSLKKVGINVELKPLSWSAYVEALKNGNFDMYYGDVYLPADNDLSALLAPGGSVDYGHAGTTACQTRINALLAASDEETEKTAAAQLCAYVDSTDPIIPILYRQYTVHANRNVISGLNPTQSDIFYGLTSWKINLS from the coding sequence TTGAAACGGCATTTTAAAAAATCGCTTGCCCTGCTGCTTGTCGGCGCCCTTTTGGCGGCGACGCTGTCTTCCTGTGCGTCATCATCCAAATCATCAGACGATCCGGCGTCCAGCGCCTCCCCCGGCGTAACGGCGGGCGCTTCAAATGCCTCCGACCACGTCTTCACGGTTCGGTATAACGCGGGCCAAACGCTCAATCCAATTACGGGAACTTCGCCGGATAATATGGCGCTGGCACCGCTGATGTATGAGGGGCTCTTTGTTCTGAATGACAAAATGGAAGCCGAGTCCGTCCTATGTGACAGCTTTTCAACATCATCCGACGGCAAAACATATACCATCAAGCTAAAATCCGGCGTCGCCATGAGTGACGGGTCAACACTCAACGCGGCCGACGTCAAGTATTCACTAAACTGGGCCAGTCAACTCGGCCGTTTTGCCGGTCGCTTTGGGGCTCTTTCAGGCATCTCAACAGTTGACGCCCTCACGCTGAAGATCACGCTCACAAAAGCAAATTATAAGCTGCCAGAGCTTTTAGACGTGCCGATTATTAAGAGCGGCGCTATCAACAGCACCCACCCGGCGGGCTCTGGCCCCTATTACTATGATGATACTGGCTCGGCGCATCTCGTCGCCCTTACCACATATCGCGATGCCGCTAAAATTCCTGTTTCTGAGATCTATTTAAAGGACTGCACGAACTCAGACCTGTCGGTTGAATTTTCCTCGCAAACCGTCGACATGTTCTGGGACGATCCGGCTGACGCCTCAGAAATCAACATTTTAAACGACCATGAAATTCGCTATTATAATACGACAATTTTGCAGTATGTCGGCTTTAACCTGCATAACCGCGTCTTGTCAAACGCGAAAATCCGCAACGCTTTTTCGCTTATTATTGACCGAAAAAGCATCGTGAGCGCCGTTTACAACGGCCATGCCCTTGCCGCACCGCTTATTTTAAGCCCGAATTATAAGTTTTACGATACGGCTTGGGAGCCGCAGATTACCGATACGCTCAGCGAGCTGTCCAGCATTTTCTCATCGCTCGGGATGCGTGATGACGATACAGACGGTTTCCTTGAATTCCCGAGCTCTGGCAATACGCTTGTTCCCTTTAAGCTCACCTTCATCGTCAACGGTGATAACAGCTACAAGGTCGCCGCAGCCCAACAGGTCGTCGATTCGCTTAAGAAGGTCGGCATCAATGTTGAGCTCAAGCCGCTTTCTTGGAGCGCTTATGTCGAGGCTTTAAAAAACGGTAATTTTGATATGTATTACGGCGATGTCTATCTGCCCGCCGATAATGACCTTTCCGCGCTATTGGCACCCGGCGGTTCGGTTGATTACGGCCACGCCGGGACAACGGCCTGCCAGACGCGAATCAACGCATTATTGGCCGCGTCGGACGAGGAAACTGAAAAAACGGCGGCCGCACAGCTGTGCGCTTATGTCGATTCAACCGATCCGATCATCCCGATTTTATACAGGCAATATACCGTCCACGCCAACAGAAATGTTATAAGCGGTTTAAACCCGACGCAGTCCGATATTTTTTATGGGCTGACGTCTTGGAAAATCAATCTCAGCTGA
- a CDS encoding phosphoribosylformylglycinamidine synthase, with the protein MHVYRCYTEKRPGYDIEAQGLSVDLRDFLGLKDLQAVRIFNRYDVEGITEDIYNKAHGTVFSEPQVDDCYDEALPAFTGEYWVLGVEALPGQFDQRADSCAQCIQMLTCLDRPAVKAAKIYVFVGTLNETDKNRLSDYLINPVETRRAGLEKPETLYQETIVPAPVGVVSGFIDADDAVLSRLHDTFGLAMDMDDLRFMQAYFRRTEQRDPTETEIRLIDTYWSDHCRHTTFGTHFDDIKIEDEAVSRAYTRYKDLRNEVYGDNAAKRPETLMDIATIAAKALAKRGLLKNIDVSDEINACSIHVDATVNGETEDWLLMFKNETHNHPTEIEPFGGAATCIGGAIRDPLSGRAYVYQAMRVTGSGDPRVALMDTLPGKLPQRKLTVTAAQGYSSYGNQIGLATGLVHEYYHPGYVAKRMEIGAVVGAVRAKDVVRLTPAPGDQVLLLGGRTGRDGIGGATGSSKTHNDASLVTMASEVQKGNAPEERKIQRLFLDPAVTAMIKRCNDFGAGGVSVAIGELADGLSIDLSRVRKKYDGLTGTEIAISESQERMAVVVAPENVSAFIEKAAQENLEAYVVAEVTESPRLVMRFEGKVIADLSREFLASNGSEKHISAVVPPLPAEQADSSSAALGERFLALVGSLNACSQRGLIERFDSSIGAGSVLMPFGGKTQRTPTQVMAALLPAFSGQTSTCSAMSFGFDPFLSAQNPFEGAKTAVVTSVAKLVAAGCDPDAVYLSFQEYFERLRHDAVRWGKPLSALLGALEAQMDLELAAIGGKDSMSGSFNELDVPPSLISFAIAPNDASRVLSPEFKQPGNAVVLFKAGRTLSETKQVWKTVHQLAGRGVIVSAWAVTSGGIAEGLFKMALGNQLGLTADLGLDSDTLFSAPVGSIIAEVTGPVDRALPLGRVSDTHALVFAAETIELQPLCVHWEQTLEDVFKTKTGETASVPAVSFRDKCLLTPKQSFAKPRVVITAFPGTNCEIDTARAVIAAGGIADTRLVRNLTSSFLEESVDAVEKAIRNSQIIILPGGFSGGDEPDGSAKFITAFYKNPRITDAVHDLLYNRDGLMLGICNGFQALIKLGLVPFGEIRQTDAACPTLTYNLIGRHQSRYVYTRVASVHSPWMNLCQVDDVHAIPVSHGEGRFVASNETIKGLLASGQLATQYCDASGTPSMDILVNPNSSVMAVEGITSPDGRVFGKMAHTERRNTYVAKNILGNKHQPIFESGVRYFI; encoded by the coding sequence ATGCACGTCTACAGATGCTACACAGAAAAAAGGCCCGGCTATGATATTGAAGCTCAAGGCCTTTCCGTCGACCTGCGCGATTTTCTCGGTTTAAAAGACCTTCAGGCCGTTCGAATTTTTAACCGATACGACGTTGAAGGTATAACGGAAGATATCTATAATAAAGCGCACGGCACTGTCTTTTCCGAGCCGCAGGTTGACGATTGTTATGACGAAGCGTTGCCCGCTTTTACCGGCGAATACTGGGTTCTAGGCGTCGAGGCCCTCCCCGGGCAGTTTGACCAGCGCGCCGATTCCTGCGCGCAGTGCATCCAAATGCTCACATGCCTTGACCGGCCTGCCGTCAAAGCGGCAAAAATCTATGTGTTTGTCGGTACTCTCAACGAAACAGATAAAAACCGCCTGTCTGATTATCTCATTAACCCTGTTGAAACGCGCCGTGCCGGTCTTGAAAAACCTGAAACACTGTATCAGGAAACGATTGTTCCGGCACCCGTGGGCGTTGTGAGCGGTTTTATTGACGCCGACGATGCAGTGCTTTCGCGCCTGCATGACACCTTTGGGCTGGCTATGGACATGGACGATCTGCGCTTTATGCAGGCCTATTTCCGCCGGACTGAGCAGCGCGACCCGACCGAGACGGAAATCAGGCTGATTGACACATACTGGTCCGACCACTGCCGCCACACAACCTTCGGCACACATTTTGACGATATCAAGATTGAGGACGAGGCCGTTTCCCGCGCCTATACCAGATACAAAGACCTCCGAAACGAGGTTTATGGCGACAACGCGGCCAAGCGCCCTGAAACGCTGATGGACATCGCGACCATCGCGGCCAAAGCGCTTGCCAAGCGCGGCCTTTTGAAAAATATCGACGTCTCTGATGAGATCAACGCCTGCTCCATTCATGTCGATGCGACAGTCAACGGTGAAACGGAAGACTGGCTGCTGATGTTCAAAAATGAAACACATAACCACCCGACCGAAATTGAGCCTTTTGGCGGTGCTGCAACGTGCATCGGCGGCGCCATCCGCGACCCGCTCTCCGGCAGAGCCTATGTTTATCAGGCCATGCGCGTAACAGGCTCCGGCGACCCGCGCGTTGCGCTTATGGACACGCTGCCCGGCAAACTCCCGCAGCGTAAGCTGACGGTGACAGCCGCACAGGGCTATTCTTCCTATGGTAATCAAATCGGCCTGGCAACCGGGCTTGTTCACGAGTACTATCACCCCGGCTATGTCGCCAAACGCATGGAGATTGGTGCCGTTGTCGGTGCCGTTCGGGCGAAGGACGTTGTTCGCCTGACGCCCGCCCCCGGCGATCAGGTTTTGCTGCTTGGCGGCCGGACAGGCCGCGACGGTATCGGTGGCGCGACGGGGTCCTCCAAGACGCACAACGATGCCTCCCTTGTCACGATGGCTTCGGAGGTTCAAAAGGGCAACGCGCCGGAAGAGCGCAAAATCCAGCGCCTGTTTCTTGACCCGGCTGTCACGGCCATGATCAAGCGCTGCAACGATTTTGGCGCGGGCGGCGTTTCGGTTGCCATCGGCGAACTGGCCGACGGTCTGTCGATTGACCTTTCCCGTGTCCGGAAAAAATACGACGGCTTAACCGGTACGGAAATTGCCATTTCCGAGTCACAGGAACGCATGGCGGTCGTTGTGGCACCGGAAAATGTCTCAGCTTTTATTGAAAAAGCAGCCCAGGAGAATCTCGAAGCTTACGTCGTCGCTGAGGTGACCGAATCTCCCCGCCTTGTCATGCGCTTTGAGGGCAAGGTGATTGCCGATTTAAGCCGTGAATTTCTGGCGTCCAACGGCTCTGAAAAGCATATCTCGGCCGTTGTGCCGCCGCTTCCGGCGGAGCAAGCCGATTCATCTAGTGCAGCCCTAGGCGAACGCTTTCTAGCGCTTGTCGGCAGCTTGAACGCCTGCTCCCAGCGCGGCCTGATTGAGCGCTTTGACAGCTCTATCGGGGCCGGCAGCGTCTTAATGCCATTTGGCGGCAAAACGCAGCGCACACCGACGCAGGTGATGGCGGCGCTCCTGCCTGCTTTTTCTGGGCAGACATCGACTTGTTCTGCCATGTCCTTCGGTTTTGACCCGTTTTTGTCTGCGCAAAACCCCTTTGAAGGGGCTAAAACTGCTGTTGTGACCTCAGTCGCCAAGCTTGTTGCGGCCGGGTGCGACCCCGACGCCGTTTATCTTTCGTTTCAGGAGTATTTTGAGCGCCTGCGGCACGACGCTGTCCGTTGGGGCAAACCGCTGTCCGCCCTTCTCGGTGCCTTAGAAGCGCAGATGGACTTGGAGCTTGCCGCCATCGGCGGCAAAGACAGCATGTCCGGCTCCTTTAACGAGCTTGACGTGCCGCCGTCTCTCATTTCATTTGCCATCGCGCCGAATGACGCGTCGCGCGTCCTATCCCCTGAATTCAAGCAGCCCGGGAATGCCGTTGTCCTCTTCAAAGCCGGGCGGACGCTTTCCGAAACGAAACAAGTTTGGAAAACCGTCCATCAGCTAGCCGGGCGCGGCGTTATTGTCTCAGCTTGGGCCGTCACAAGTGGCGGTATTGCCGAAGGTCTCTTTAAAATGGCACTCGGCAATCAACTCGGCTTAACGGCGGACTTGGGCTTAGACAGCGATACCCTTTTTTCAGCGCCTGTTGGATCAATTATTGCGGAAGTGACCGGCCCTGTCGACAGGGCTCTGCCTCTTGGTCGCGTTTCCGATACCCATGCACTCGTTTTTGCGGCTGAAACGATTGAGCTTCAGCCCTTATGTGTGCACTGGGAACAGACACTTGAGGACGTTTTTAAAACGAAAACCGGTGAAACGGCGTCTGTTCCAGCTGTCAGTTTTCGAGACAAGTGCCTTCTCACGCCAAAGCAATCGTTTGCCAAGCCGCGCGTGGTCATCACCGCTTTTCCCGGCACCAACTGTGAAATTGATACAGCCCGTGCCGTGATCGCCGCCGGCGGTATTGCTGACACAAGACTGGTTCGCAACTTAACGTCATCTTTTTTGGAAGAGTCTGTTGACGCTGTTGAAAAGGCGATCCGGAACAGCCAGATAATTATTCTGCCCGGCGGTTTTTCCGGTGGCGACGAGCCGGACGGGTCTGCGAAATTTATTACGGCCTTTTACAAAAATCCGCGCATAACGGATGCCGTCCATGATCTTTTGTACAACCGTGATGGTCTCATGCTCGGCATCTGCAATGGTTTTCAAGCACTCATCAAACTCGGGCTCGTTCCCTTCGGTGAAATCCGGCAGACGGACGCGGCTTGCCCGACGCTGACTTACAACCTGATTGGCCGTCACCAGTCCAGATACGTTTATACGCGTGTCGCGTCCGTGCACTCGCCATGGATGAACCTCTGCCAAGTAGATGACGTGCATGCGATTCCCGTTTCCCACGGCGAGGGGCGCTTTGTTGCCTCTAATGAGACGATAAAGGGCTTGCTTGCCAGCGGGCAGCTCGCCACGCAGTACTGCGATGCTTCCGGCACGCCGTCGATGGACATTCTTGTAAACCCGAACAGTTCAGTTATGGCCGTTGAGGGCATTACAAGCCCTGACGGGCGCGTTTTTGGCAAGATGGCGCATACCGAGCGCCGCAACACATATGTCGCGAAAAACATCCTCGGCAATAAGCATCAGCCTATTTTCGAAAGCGGTGTTCGTTACTTTATCTAA
- the cdd gene encoding cytidine deaminase encodes MTDRNLIEKAANAVKNAYAPYSRFAVGAALECEDGTVFTGSKIENAALECTLCAERAAVASAVSAGHRSFKRIAIYADTNAYCFPCGTCRQVLWEFSPRIEVLCSRSDGRYVSYPLTALLPEPFGKEQMDM; translated from the coding sequence ATGACAGACAGAAATTTGATTGAAAAAGCTGCCAATGCCGTGAAAAACGCTTATGCCCCTTACTCACGTTTTGCCGTCGGAGCCGCACTGGAGTGTGAAGACGGCACTGTTTTTACCGGCAGCAAAATTGAAAACGCCGCGCTGGAGTGTACACTTTGTGCTGAACGAGCCGCCGTTGCCAGTGCCGTCAGCGCCGGTCACCGTAGCTTTAAGCGCATTGCCATCTATGCTGATACGAACGCCTATTGCTTCCCATGCGGCACCTGCCGTCAGGTTTTGTGGGAATTCTCGCCGCGGATTGAAGTGCTTTGCTCGCGTTCGGACGGGCGGTACGTCAGCTATCCGCTGACGGCCTTGCTGCCGGAGCCGTTTGGCAAAGAGCAGATGGACATGTAA
- a CDS encoding IreB family regulatory phosphoprotein: protein MDGYTRKFDVVTTRTETREILSSVYESLRVKGYNPVNQIVGYILSEDPTYITNYNNARSLICRLDRDELLQELVKFYLEK from the coding sequence ATGGACGGATATACGAGAAAATTTGATGTCGTGACAACAAGAACCGAGACACGCGAAATACTCTCCTCGGTTTATGAATCACTGCGTGTTAAAGGCTACAATCCGGTCAACCAGATTGTCGGCTATATTTTATCTGAAGACCCCACCTATATTACAAATTATAACAACGCCCGCAGCCTCATCTGTCGTCTCGACAGGGACGAGCTCCTGCAAGAGCTCGTTAAATTCTATCTGGAAAAATAA